A window of the Mucilaginibacter sp. cycad4 genome harbors these coding sequences:
- a CDS encoding VOC family protein: MEKQPTYGNGKICYIEIPANDISVSSKFFQAVFGWHIRTDNHGFASFDDGVGEVSGMWVTGREPMGKAGLLISIMVDDAEATLNLIEANGGIIVQPIGKDFPEITAHFTDPAGNLWGVYQHRG; the protein is encoded by the coding sequence ATGGAAAAGCAACCCACCTACGGCAACGGCAAAATATGCTACATCGAAATTCCGGCCAATGATATCAGCGTATCATCAAAGTTTTTTCAGGCAGTTTTCGGCTGGCATATCCGCACCGACAATCATGGCTTTGCCTCTTTTGACGACGGCGTGGGCGAAGTAAGCGGCATGTGGGTAACCGGTCGTGAGCCAATGGGCAAAGCAGGGTTACTGATCTCCATTATGGTTGACGATGCAGAAGCAACGCTTAATCTGATAGAGGCCAACGGAGGTATCATCGTTCAACCCATAGGTAAGGATTTCCCGGAGATCACGGCACATTTTACTGATCCTGCGGGTAATTTATGGGGAGTTTATCAGCATCGGGGATAG
- a CDS encoding VOC family protein has translation MATKPSFAPQLAIPHGVTDISFYIKALGAVELRRFSNDDGSIHVSELSIDGTIFHLHEETERTAVLCPGTTKATSVTIGLFVDDVYAVMESARRAGAKIASEVTDWDYGYRQGDFIDPFGHRWMIEKAI, from the coding sequence ATGGCAACAAAACCAAGCTTCGCACCGCAGTTAGCCATTCCGCATGGTGTAACCGACATCAGCTTTTACATTAAAGCTTTAGGCGCGGTTGAACTAAGGCGCTTCAGCAATGATGATGGCAGCATCCATGTATCAGAGCTATCGATAGATGGAACCATTTTTCACCTGCACGAGGAAACAGAACGAACGGCTGTGCTTTGCCCCGGTACCACAAAAGCTACCAGTGTTACCATCGGTCTTTTTGTTGATGATGTGTACGCGGTGATGGAATCTGCAAGACGAGCAGGTGCAAAGATAGCTTCTGAGGTAACGGACTGGGACTATGGCTACCGCCAGGGCGACTTTATTGATCCTTTTGGGCATCGATGGATGATTGAGAAAGCGATATAG
- a CDS encoding helix-turn-helix transcriptional regulator translates to MKNNIRVERAIKNITQAELAELIGVSRQTINTIESNRYVPSTVLALKIARVFGKPVEDVFSLDEED, encoded by the coding sequence ATGAAAAACAACATCAGGGTTGAGCGGGCCATCAAAAACATAACCCAGGCCGAGCTTGCAGAGCTTATCGGGGTGTCGCGGCAAACCATTAACACCATCGAAAGTAACAGGTACGTGCCATCTACCGTGCTGGCTTTAAAAATAGCCCGTGTATTTGGCAAACCTGTAGAAGACGTTTTTTCGTTAGACGAAGAAGATTAA
- a CDS encoding mobilome CxxCx(11)CxxC protein, translated as MTDLELYDAIRLECHDKAFHCFGYSYIFEKRANLFRKVVYLIKALGILVPALIGATVLGYGIHNSTLIWIVYIAIPVMIIQFIFSLITILYKWDDELSYAYEAKVSYDNLYSKYKKLGKTPPLKYLDLKREYDLIELEKTLRNQQDSQHGIKDWELRRGMRYSLREHKEKCHGCEIMPLSIISTDCYVCGNFSLKYQTYKS; from the coding sequence ATGACTGATTTAGAGTTGTATGATGCAATTAGGCTTGAATGCCATGATAAAGCGTTTCACTGCTTTGGATATTCATATATTTTTGAAAAAAGAGCTAACCTTTTTAGAAAGGTTGTATATCTTATTAAAGCATTGGGAATACTCGTGCCAGCATTAATAGGAGCAACCGTATTAGGATATGGGATACACAATAGCACACTTATTTGGATTGTATACATAGCCATTCCTGTAATGATAATTCAATTCATATTTTCGCTTATTACTATTTTATATAAATGGGACGATGAGTTATCATATGCATATGAAGCAAAGGTTTCTTATGATAATTTATACTCCAAATACAAAAAATTGGGTAAAACGCCACCGTTGAAGTATTTAGATTTAAAAAGGGAGTATGATTTAATCGAATTGGAAAAAACGCTTAGAAATCAACAAGATTCCCAACACGGAATAAAAGATTGGGAGTTGAGACGAGGCATGAGATATTCGCTTCGTGAGCATAAAGAAAAATGTCACGGATGCGAAATAATGCCATTATCTATTATATCTACAGACTGTTACGTTTGTGGCAACTTTTCACTTAAATACCAAACATATAAATCATGA
- the rimM gene encoding ribosome maturation factor RimM (Essential for efficient processing of 16S rRNA) — protein sequence MARQTASPLLFNSFYMKAEDHFRIGSVLKTKGLKGELQIYVDFDGIEAIKFNAVFIDIAGKMIPYFVSSIKYLQKNNAYLNLEDVDTIEKASALVKRDIYLPNKLKPKRKKSEFTLNDVEGFIAIDETHGELGEILTVQEYPQQLIATVQYKNKEVLFPLNLEIIKGIDVEGGEIYIDLPEGLLDIYLEG from the coding sequence ATGGCGAGGCAAACAGCTTCGCCATTATTGTTTAACTCATTTTATATGAAAGCTGAAGATCATTTCAGAATAGGCAGTGTACTAAAAACCAAAGGCTTAAAAGGTGAGCTACAGATCTACGTTGATTTTGATGGCATAGAAGCTATTAAATTTAACGCGGTGTTCATTGATATTGCCGGCAAAATGATCCCTTATTTTGTATCATCAATAAAATACCTGCAAAAAAACAATGCTTATCTTAACCTGGAAGATGTTGATACCATTGAAAAAGCATCGGCACTGGTTAAACGGGATATCTACCTGCCCAATAAGCTGAAGCCAAAGAGAAAGAAAAGCGAATTTACCCTGAACGATGTGGAAGGCTTTATCGCTATAGATGAAACCCACGGCGAACTGGGCGAAATACTAACTGTACAGGAATATCCACAGCAATTGATAGCTACTGTGCAGTACAAAAATAAGGAAGTACTTTTCCCGCTTAACTTAGAGATCATTAAAGGAATAGATGTTGAAGGTGGTGAAATTTACATCGATTTGCCGGAGGGATTGCTGGATATCTATCTGGAAGGATAG
- a CDS encoding 30S ribosomal protein S16 has translation MATKIRLQRHGKKGKPFYYIVVADSRAPRDGRFIERLGSYNPNTNPATIDINFDKTLDWVNNGAQPTDTCRAILSYKGVLYKKHLQGGVKKGALTEEQLETKFAEWLDQKEGKITGKKSSLNVAKDEARKAALAAEAKKSEEKAAAIAAKNAPAAEETEAPAEDAATEEAESAE, from the coding sequence ATGGCAACTAAGATCAGACTACAAAGACACGGTAAAAAAGGTAAACCTTTTTATTACATCGTGGTAGCAGACTCACGCGCTCCACGTGATGGACGCTTCATTGAGCGTTTAGGTTCATACAACCCAAACACAAACCCCGCAACTATTGACATTAATTTCGACAAAACTTTAGATTGGGTTAACAACGGCGCCCAGCCTACCGATACTTGTCGTGCTATCCTTTCATACAAAGGTGTGCTGTACAAAAAACACTTACAAGGCGGTGTTAAAAAAGGTGCTTTAACCGAAGAGCAACTGGAAACCAAATTTGCTGAATGGCTTGACCAGAAAGAAGGCAAAATTACCGGTAAAAAATCCAGCCTTAACGTTGCTAAAGACGAAGCCCGCAAAGCTGCTTTAGCTGCTGAAGCTAAAAAGAGCGAAGAAAAAGCTGCTGCTATTGCTGCTAAAAACGCTCCTGCTGCCGAAGAAACTGAAGCTCCTGCAGAAGATGCAGCAACTGAAGAAGCTGAAAGCGCAGAATAA
- a CDS encoding 5'(3')-deoxyribonucleotidase has translation MSINRKTRIAIDMDEVIADTIGKFISMYKERHGEEISLGNMEGREFREILPPHLSETLRVYINERGFFRDIPVMPDAQEVVKALHEKYDVYIASAAMEFKYSLEDKQEWLEEHFPFISWTNIIFCGHKILDVDIMIDDRIKNFATFNGRKILYTSPHNMLLTDYERVNTWKEVAAKLL, from the coding sequence ATGAGCATCAACAGAAAAACACGCATAGCAATTGACATGGATGAAGTTATTGCCGATACCATTGGCAAATTCATCAGTATGTATAAAGAAAGGCATGGTGAAGAAATAAGCCTGGGCAATATGGAGGGCAGGGAGTTTAGGGAGATCCTGCCGCCGCATTTAAGCGAAACCCTGCGGGTTTATATCAACGAGCGCGGTTTTTTCAGGGATATCCCGGTGATGCCGGATGCACAGGAAGTAGTGAAAGCCCTGCATGAAAAATATGACGTGTACATAGCATCGGCAGCTATGGAGTTCAAGTACTCGCTGGAGGATAAGCAGGAATGGCTTGAGGAGCATTTTCCATTCATTTCATGGACAAACATTATTTTTTGCGGGCACAAGATTTTGGATGTGGATATTATGATCGACGACCGGATTAAAAACTTCGCCACATTTAATGGCCGTAAAATCCTGTATACCTCACCGCATAATATGCTGCTTACCGACTATGAACGGGTAAATACCTGGAAGGAAGTTGCTGCTAAATTATTGTAG
- a CDS encoding PAS domain S-box protein — MFNPNPAANGNCTIVFDIDEQKYLFVSESFYSLFEVGADHLRQSVDFLIGLVKPETFAGIKQLTDGLAMNESIQMTYHLEAGQKQLTEKRTLAADGLTGHKIILSNITSALDGVHTLIPFSRPGLSEQFLNSLIDSQTNFLVRIDINGKFSFANRRFFKTFGYDEADIIGHHFSKTTIPQDAQLCQDAFVDCINNPGKIIRLAHKKPAKDGSLYDTEWEFVSIADGNGSVVEIQGIGRDITPQMQMREEALQMKDSLEALINNTQDHIWSIDKELRYMYMNQAYVEQVTHLTGVKPYKGQYSYKHEGFSRQVTDDWTVYYNRALSGERYDIISESTDPVSGQRLYYEVSFNPIYTAGGDVIGVGCFGHNITDRLKIQKELVGQNERLRNIASLSSHELRRPVASMLGLIGLMDHEDFYNPENKEIIAHLFTVSAEIDTAIRLVVDSTIAK, encoded by the coding sequence ATGTTTAACCCAAATCCGGCTGCAAACGGAAATTGTACAATTGTTTTTGATATCGACGAACAAAAATATCTGTTTGTAAGTGAAAGCTTTTACAGTCTTTTTGAAGTAGGTGCCGATCATCTACGTCAAAGTGTTGATTTTTTGATTGGGCTGGTAAAGCCTGAAACTTTTGCCGGTATAAAGCAACTTACCGATGGGCTTGCTATGAACGAGTCAATTCAGATGACTTATCACCTGGAAGCCGGCCAAAAGCAGTTAACCGAAAAACGGACACTTGCTGCTGACGGGCTTACCGGCCATAAAATCATATTAAGTAATATAACCTCTGCCCTCGATGGTGTTCATACCCTGATCCCGTTCAGCAGGCCTGGGCTGAGCGAGCAGTTCCTCAATTCGCTTATTGATTCGCAAACCAATTTCCTGGTAAGGATTGATATCAATGGTAAATTTAGCTTTGCTAACCGCCGGTTTTTTAAAACCTTTGGTTATGACGAGGCTGACATAATAGGACATCATTTTTCGAAAACTACCATTCCGCAGGATGCGCAACTGTGCCAGGACGCTTTTGTAGACTGTATTAATAATCCGGGCAAAATCATCAGGCTTGCCCACAAAAAACCTGCTAAAGATGGAAGCCTGTATGACACCGAATGGGAATTTGTTTCCATAGCCGATGGCAACGGAAGTGTAGTTGAAATACAAGGCATAGGCAGGGACATTACACCGCAAATGCAAATGCGCGAAGAGGCTCTGCAAATGAAAGACAGCCTTGAAGCCTTGATCAATAATACCCAGGACCATATCTGGTCGATTGACAAAGAACTGCGGTATATGTATATGAACCAGGCTTATGTTGAGCAGGTAACCCATTTAACAGGTGTAAAGCCTTATAAAGGGCAATACTCTTATAAGCATGAAGGATTTAGCAGGCAAGTAACTGATGATTGGACGGTTTATTATAACCGTGCTTTAAGCGGAGAGCGGTATGATATAATTAGTGAAAGCACCGACCCTGTGAGTGGGCAGCGTTTGTACTATGAAGTTAGTTTCAATCCTATTTATACCGCTGGGGGCGATGTTATAGGTGTAGGATGCTTTGGCCATAATATCACCGACAGGCTTAAAATACAAAAGGAGCTTGTGGGCCAGAATGAACGTTTACGGAACATTGCTTCTTTAAGCTCACATGAGCTGCGACGGCCGGTGGCAAGTATGCTGGGACTTATCGGCTTAATGGATCATGAAGATTTCTATAACCCCGAAAATAAGGAGATCATAGCACACCTGTTTACCGTGAGTGCTGAAATTGATACCGCGATAAGGCTTGTGGTTGACAGCACTATTGCCAAATAA
- the pfkA gene encoding 6-phosphofructokinase — MTQIKNIGVFTSGGDAPGMNAAIRAVVRAAMYYGIEVTGIRRGYDGMGKGDFFTMNRKSVSNIIQRGGTILKTARCDEFRTPEGRKAAYEHLVKNKVDALVAIGGDGTFTGAKVFGSEYDIPVVGLPGTIDNDLVGTDFTIGYDTAINTVVDAVDKIRDTAESHDRLFIVEVMGRDSGLIALRTGIATGAEAILIPESKTGLEGLLNRLEFGRKDKTSRIVIVAEGEDAGGAFEVGRLVQEKFPNYDTRISILGHIQRGGAPSCMDRVLASRVGAAAVEALRDGHRNEMIGLINGEIAYTPFEHAIKHHQGIDPNMIKLVEMLSM, encoded by the coding sequence ATGACTCAGATCAAAAATATCGGCGTTTTTACTTCAGGTGGCGATGCACCGGGAATGAATGCTGCCATAAGGGCGGTTGTACGTGCCGCCATGTATTACGGAATTGAAGTCACGGGGATCCGCCGTGGTTACGACGGCATGGGCAAAGGTGATTTTTTTACCATGAACCGTAAATCCGTTTCAAACATTATTCAGCGTGGTGGTACAATACTTAAAACTGCAAGGTGTGATGAGTTCAGAACACCCGAAGGTCGTAAGGCAGCATATGAGCACCTGGTAAAAAATAAAGTTGATGCATTGGTAGCTATTGGCGGCGACGGTACCTTTACCGGCGCTAAAGTTTTTGGCAGCGAATATGATATTCCGGTGGTTGGTTTACCGGGTACAATTGATAATGACCTGGTTGGCACCGATTTTACAATCGGTTACGACACAGCCATTAACACTGTTGTTGACGCCGTTGACAAGATCAGGGATACTGCCGAATCGCATGACCGTTTATTTATTGTTGAGGTAATGGGCCGCGACTCGGGCCTGATTGCTTTACGTACCGGTATTGCTACCGGCGCCGAAGCTATCCTGATCCCCGAAAGTAAAACCGGGCTCGAAGGTTTATTAAACCGCCTTGAGTTTGGCCGTAAAGACAAAACATCGCGTATAGTAATTGTTGCCGAAGGCGAAGATGCCGGCGGCGCGTTTGAGGTTGGCAGGTTAGTACAGGAAAAGTTCCCTAATTATGATACCCGCATCTCTATTTTAGGCCACATACAGCGCGGCGGTGCACCAAGCTGCATGGACAGGGTATTGGCAAGCCGTGTTGGCGCTGCTGCTGTTGAAGCTTTAAGAGACGGGCACCGCAACGAAATGATAGGCCTCATCAATGGCGAAATTGCTTATACCCCGTTTGAGCATGCTATCAAACATCACCAGGGTATTGATCCAAATATGATCAAACTGGTTGAGATGCTTTCTATGTAA